In the Coregonus clupeaformis isolate EN_2021a unplaced genomic scaffold, ASM2061545v1 scaf0369, whole genome shotgun sequence genome, CAATTGAATTATGGTATTCAATTTTACTATAAAATGTTAGCAGTAGATTTTAAAAAATTCTGAATATTATAAGGGGTTGTAATGTAGAATTTCtcattgttttagtcaaatgtGATTTTGAAAAACTTCAGTACAGTAATATAAATAAAGTAAAATGATTAATGATTTTTGTGTAAAACTGAGAATGCCAGTCTGTTCATCAATAAAGAAAGCTTTGCAAATCTGAACAATGTACCTTTTTATGTAATTGCCCAGTGAAAATCTCtcttttaaaagttcatattctgttaactcatatccaaataatgttgttgactcgtcttatactcgtatttgtggccaaagagAGGGTATGTAAGACGGTGGGTGTCAAAGTTCACAAGAGTGGAAGGTCATGGGTCGGTGTGTTAAGGAGTAGGGTGATGTtgaccctagacactgatctttgGTCAGTTTTGCACTTACAATTGGGGAAGGGGAAGCTGATcttagatctgtacctaggggaaacttcaccccagactGTTTGTTCAGGAGGATGGGGGGGTCATCTGTTGGTTAGAGTGGGATACGGGGGTGGAGGGAATGGTGTTTAGAAGCACTTCCTGTGGACGATGGAGGTTCCGGCCTCTTTGTATTCATCCTCACTGATCCAcatctgctggaaggtgaacaggGAGGCCAAGAAGGAGCCAATGACCCAGACTGAGTACTTACGCTCAGGGCAGGTAATCAAGCAATTTCCCAAGTGTCCAATTCCAGAATGTCATTCCAATGAATGAATTAATCtatgaagcacacacacacccctgcttTACTTCGTAGccagacacaccaacacaccgTTGCTACAGTAACATGTGTGTCGTAGGCATATTCTCAGCCATTtaccttgatcttcatggtgctgGAGACCAGAGCTGTGATCTGTTTCTGCATGTGGTCACCGATACCAGGATACATGATGGTACCGCCAGATAGGACATTGTTGGCATACAGGTTCTTACGGATGTCAATGTCAATACATAATGTCGTTGTATGTGGTCTCATAGATGCCACCGACttcagctcagttggtagagcatggcgcttgcaacgccagggttgtgggttcgtttcccacggggggccagtatgaaaaatgtatgcactcactaactgtaagtcgctctggataagagcgtctgctaaatgactaaaatgtaaatgtaatacctgGGAGGGGGTTGCACAGCATCCTTATTTCAACGCCAAACCCACTACctgtgtgcgtggccaaagagctaaatgttcatgtcatctgaccatagcaccggttccaatccaagtaccaatgccgtttagcaaactccaggcatttacatcACTTGGATGACaggaaatagagctctttggccaggcacaccagtggtgggtttgctGTTGAAATAAGGATGcataagcagaaaataaccccatacctactgtaaagaaATGGTGGTGGATCATTGATGTattggggctattttgcttccactgttcctggggcccttgttaaggtcaacggcatcatgaactttacccagtaccaggacatttttgcccaaaacctggttgcctctgccaggaggctgaaacttggcggatcttccagcaagacaataaccccaagcacagatcaaaatccacaaagaaattgttaattgaccacaaaatcaacattttgcaatggccttCTCGGTCTCCGGACTTGAACGCCATCTCAAAACCTgaggtttgaattgaagagggcattCAATAAGCGCAAACTaaggaaagattctgtatggagtgaatggtctaagatccctcccaatgtgtgcTCCAATCCtacaaaacattttagaaaaaggctcagtgccgatAGGTGAGGTATTAAAAGTTATTGGTGAGGTATTAAAAGGTACTGAAAACAGGGATCCCAATAATTTTGACACCTATCTTTTTAAGAAAAATATTAAGTTACTttttaaacaaaatctatttctctgagcaattgtattagtataaaatataatttccctTTTTTTTGTTTCATACAAtaaagctcagtatttgtatattgactttggggggtgaatagttatgcacgctcaagttttttttgtttttttgtcttatttcttgtttgtttcacaaaaaaaattattttacatcttcaaagtggtaggcatgttgtgtaaatcaaatgataccaccccccacccccccaaaaaaaaattgaattaaattccaggttttaaggcaacaaaataggaaaaatgccaagggggggtgaatactttcacaagccactgtatcttaGCTCTTTTTAATAGAACAAGTCCATTTCAACTAAAAGAGAGACACCTGTTTTGTTGTCATCTCCAATGGCCCTGAGTATTCCATCCACTGACTGAGAGGTGATTTAGCTTATGTTCTTCAATGACAATTGAGAACTGAGTCATATTCCCGTTTCCTGTGCTCAGCCACGTCTTTTAAGTATAATTTCAAGCATTTTGACAACAACATGAGTGATCTGTTCAATAACAGTGGACCACAAATTAGGCACAATTGAAGTCAGTAGATTTAATGAAGGGTGTTGATTTTCTCCAAAGAAAAGGAGGTACTGGTATTGTATATGAATAGTGAGTTGAGATCGGCCCCCATGTTTTAAAGAAACACACTTTTCAGAAAACATGTGCCTCATAAATTGTGATTATTATGGCGACAAACACTTCAATCGGAAGGATGCCAACAACAATTTCACTTGTTGCTTGACAATGCCTCCAAACTGCTTTCACAATGAACATGATTAGAAATCCAGCACTGTAGCCCTTTCCTTGGACACAGTAAAGTTGGACTGGGTTTAACACAACTGTAAATACAttaaatttacatttaagtcatttagcagacgctcttatccagagcgatttacaaattttaggggggttgggggagggggggtagaaggattacttttatactattccaggtattccttaaagaggtagggtttcaagtgtctccagaaggtggtgagtgactccgctgtcctggcgtcgtgggggagcttgttccaccattggggtgccagagcagcgaacagtttggactgggctgagcgggaactgtgcttccgtagagttAGGGggactagcaggccagaggtggatgaacgtagtgcactcgtttgggtgtagggtctgatcagagcctgaaggtaaggaggtgccgttcccctcacagctccgtaggcaagcaccaaaTACATGTAATGTGTTTCTAAATAGAAAGGAGAGAGGACACTAAACGCTGACACAGTGCTCAGTTAGATTTCTCTTTTCTTTAGCACTTGATACATAAGCCAAATTAAATCATAAATTGGCCACAGAATCCACTCAGCAAATGTTACAGAAAGTATGTTTTGCACTGTAATGATTCTACATAACAGAGTGTCATGTCTGtgttctacacaatacatttctacaTTCTGTAATGTTTGGCCATGTTTTTTCCCCTAGTAATGATCAGATCAGATAACAACCAGACTGACGCTTTGACATTTTATGACTGGAGATGTGCATCTCTGGTTTAATGCACTAAACTCCCCAGGAGTGATTGGCACAAGCGCCTCTAGTGGGTATAATGGTACTATACTGTTACAAATGGACAATGGTGGACTGGGACTGGATTCTGGACTGTTAACTACATAGAGATTGGTTTGAGCTTTGAACACCAAGGTCTGTCAGTAGTGCATTCTTTGCATCATATTGTGAATGCTTAACCCAATGAGTTTGATCTCCTTGATGAttgtaatttttatttttaacGGGAACCAGTTGAGATGCACTTTATCCTATAGGTATATGTCTGTTATGTTATCTGTTGCTGGACACAAAGGTTAAAAGGTTAGGGCAGCTCCCAGCCCTGGTGTTTGGTCCTCTCCATGGATTCTGGCTTTCATTCTCTCATTACCAGTGAGTGAACACACCTTGTCTGAAGGTTGCTCCTATTCAGTAATGTATTCATACAGTGGCTCTTGGTTTTATAATGGGTGGGCATGACATGCATGAGTCTACACATGGAACCCAAGACTGAGATGAGCCTGGTTTGAGTATCTTTGATAAGAGGAACAAGTGACTGGGGGAAGAGTGTAATCGTTTTGGTCACAGTATACCAAAGGATGGGTGGAAGCGCATATCACCTCATGATAGTAGGTGGTATTGCAACAACAAAATATACTTTTAATTCTCAAATTACTGTAATGCTTAGATAAGACAGAAAGAAAGGGAATGAAATGTTAAAATGAAAGCTGTCCCAAAAATGTAACATATTTTATCCTACCGTGTTTATCATTATTGCATTATTTCAGATGCAGGTTATAGTCTTTCACCATGATTTTCTTTTTTACTGACCCCCTGTACAGTAGAGTATCTGTTTTCAGATGCACCCTGGGAGATGAGGTTTTCCAGCCCGTCCAGTGTGTCTGAGTGTCAATAGGAGAGGAATGCTCTCTCTTACTGTAACTCCAAACCAGAACTCTGTTGCTTTTCTGTTTCCAGCATATCTTTAGCTGATGGACTGACAACACACATGGTTGTGGATGGATTGTTATGTTACCATGTAGCTACTGTATTGATGATGAAACCCTTTCTGTCTGTTCTGTAGATGCTGACCGGTTTTGTGTAGAAATTAAACACATTTCACATTTTAATGCTGATACATCAGTTTGAAGAGAGAAACAGGATGTCAGATTATGGGATTTGAATCTTTGCAAATTAACTCAATAAAAGTGATGACAGATTGGTTGTTGGATGGTTAATGTGGTTTGTGGTTTGAGGAAAAAATTTATTCTGATAAAAAAGGTTTAATATAGGATTTATTTATGACTATAAATAGTTGTTAATCAAGGTGATTCTGA is a window encoding:
- the LOC121558390 gene encoding LOW QUALITY PROTEIN: actin, alpha skeletal muscle-like (The sequence of the model RefSeq protein was modified relative to this genomic sequence to represent the inferred CDS: inserted 2 bases in 1 codon) encodes the protein MLCNPLPVGGIYETTYNDIMXIDIDIRKNLYANNVLSGGTIMYPGIGDHMQKQITALVSSTMKIKVITCPERKYSVWVIGSFLASLFTFQQMWISEDEYKEAGTSIVHRKCF